The Cellulosilyticum sp. I15G10I2 genome has a segment encoding these proteins:
- the serS gene encoding serine--tRNA ligase gives MLDIKLLRSDLEGVKKILSTRSGSYNLDEFTSLDVKRRELLQEVEQLKNKQNVVSKQVPAMKKEGKDVTAVFAEMKELSDEIKNLDNAVKEIDEKLEAILMTLPNLPNAKVPVGASDADNAEMRRWGDVPRFDFEVKAHWDIGEGLDILDFEKAGKVTGSRFVFYKGLGARLERALMNFMLDMHVDQHGYTEVFPPFMVNRKSMTGTGQLPKFEEDAFKVQGTDYFLVPTAEVPVTNMYREQILTGSELTIKHCAYTACFRAEAGSAGRDTRGIIRQHQFNKVELVKFAKPEESYEELEKLTQDAENILKTLGLAYRVVRLCSGDLGFSSAMTYDLEVWMPSYDRYVEISSCSNFEDFQARRANIKFKNDMKDKAQFVHTLNGSGVALGRTTAAILENYQQADGSVIIPEALRPYMGGISKIEMPK, from the coding sequence ATGTTAGATATTAAATTATTACGTTCAGATTTAGAAGGTGTTAAGAAAATCCTATCTACAAGAAGCGGCAGCTACAACTTAGATGAGTTTACGTCATTGGATGTTAAAAGAAGAGAGTTGCTTCAAGAAGTAGAGCAGCTTAAAAACAAACAAAATGTTGTTTCAAAACAAGTTCCTGCTATGAAAAAAGAAGGTAAGGATGTCACGGCTGTTTTTGCTGAAATGAAAGAACTTTCAGATGAGATCAAAAATCTTGATAACGCAGTTAAAGAAATTGATGAGAAGTTAGAAGCTATTCTTATGACACTGCCTAATCTTCCAAATGCAAAAGTACCTGTAGGTGCCAGTGATGCAGATAATGCCGAGATGCGAAGATGGGGAGATGTGCCACGCTTTGACTTTGAAGTAAAGGCGCACTGGGATATTGGTGAAGGCTTAGATATCTTGGATTTTGAAAAGGCAGGTAAAGTAACAGGCTCAAGATTTGTATTTTACAAAGGGCTCGGTGCAAGGCTTGAACGTGCACTTATGAACTTTATGCTGGATATGCATGTAGATCAGCATGGGTATACAGAAGTATTTCCGCCTTTTATGGTAAATAGAAAAAGTATGACAGGAACAGGACAACTTCCAAAATTTGAAGAAGATGCTTTTAAAGTACAGGGAACAGATTACTTCCTTGTACCAACAGCAGAAGTACCTGTAACGAATATGTATAGAGAACAGATTCTTACAGGTAGTGAGCTTACTATTAAACACTGCGCTTATACAGCGTGTTTTAGAGCAGAAGCAGGATCTGCAGGCAGAGATACAAGAGGTATTATCCGCCAGCACCAATTTAATAAAGTAGAACTTGTAAAATTTGCAAAACCAGAAGAATCTTATGAGGAACTAGAGAAGCTTACACAGGATGCAGAAAATATTCTTAAGACACTAGGACTTGCTTATCGCGTTGTAAGACTGTGCAGCGGAGACCTTGGTTTTAGTTCAGCTATGACCTATGACCTTGAAGTTTGGATGCCAAGCTACGATAGATATGTAGAAATATCAAGTTGTTCAAACTTTGAAGATTTTCAGGCAAGACGTGCAAATATCAAATTTAAAAATGATATGAAGGATAAAGCACAATTTGTGCATACTCTAAATGGAAGTGGAGTAGCCTTAGGCCGTACAACAGCTGCAATTCTTGAGAACTATCAGCAAGCTGATGGCTCAGTTATCATACCAGAAGCTCTTCGTCCTTATATGGGTGGCATATCTAAAATAGAGATGCCTAAATAA